The DNA segment AAGGCCGGCGTGCACCCCGCGCGCGACTTCGACCTCAGCAAGGTCCAGTGCGTCGCCACGACCGGATCACCCCTGCCGCCCGACGGATTCCGCTGGCTGCACGAAGAGGTCCGCGACGACCTCTGGATCGCCTCCGTCAGCGGCGGCACGGACGTGTGCTCCTGCTTCGCCGGCGCCGTGCCCACCGTGCCTGTGTACGTAGGCGAGCTCCAGGCCCCGGGCCTCGGCACCGACCTGCAGTCCTGGGACCCGAGCGGCGAACCCCTCATCGACGAGGTGGGCGAGCTCGTGGTCACCAACCCCATGCCCTCCATGCCGATCTACTTCTGGAACGACTCCGACGGCAGGCGCTACCAGGACAGTTACTTCGACACCTATCCCGGCGTATGGCGCCACGGCGACTGGATCACTCTCACCTCGCGAGGCTCCGTCGTCATCCATGGCCGCTCCGACTCCACACTCAACCGCCAGGGCGTACGCATGGGCTCGGCCGACATCTACGAAGCGGTCGAGCGCCTCCCCGAGATCAAGGAATCCCTCGTCATCGGCATCGAACAGCCCGACGGCGGCTACTGGATGCCCTTGTTCGTGCACCTGGCCCCCGGAGCGGTGCTCGACGAAGCGCTCCTGAGCCGCATCAAGCAGACCATCCGCGAACAGCTCTCACCGCGACACGTCCCCGACGAAGTCATCGAAGTCCCCGGCGTGCCCCACACCCTCACCGGCAAGCGCATCGAGGTCCCGGTCAAACGCCTTCTCCAGGGCACACCCCTGGAGCGGGCCGTCAACCCCGGTTCCATCGACAACCTCGACCTCCTGCACTTCTACGAGGAACTGGCCCGCAAGCGCGCCTGAGCGACACCCGGCCTCGGACTCGTCGAACCACGACGAGCCGGCGCCGTTGTCAGTGCCGCCGGTTACCGTGAGTGAGCATTGATCGACTGCGCACACACAGGGGGAACCATGGCGCACACCGACCACCAGACGATGCGACGCGTCCTGCGCCGCGAAATCGTCGGCACGATCGGCCTGCTCACCGACGAACACGACTTCCGTGCCATGCGGCACTACCGCAGCTTCACCTTCGACGACCACAAGATCTATCTCCAGCAGATGGAGGCCCTCCTCAGGACCCGGGCCTCCCAAGGCAGCCATACGACGATCGCCCTCTTCGATCCACAGGAGTACGCCGAGTTCTGCGCGGAGACGGGCCTCGACCCCGACAACGCGGCGAGCCGCACACGCTTCACAGCAGAACTCGCGACCACGGGACCCACCGTCCCCTACCAGGGACAGCCCCTCACAGACCTCGTCCCGGCCCTCGTCGACGAAGCCGTCCGACAAGCCACGTGGGAGTACGCGTCCACACTCCTGGCACGCCTCGGCGCCTGCGCCACCTGCGGCGAGGACATCGGCCGCGCGGCCTTCGTGCGCGCCTCGAGCCTCCTCGTCCGCATCCTCGACACAGCCCAGCCGGGCAGCCGGCACCTCGTCTGCAGCGTGACCGGGATCCCGGAAGCACTCGTCTCCGTCCTGCACGCCGACGAAGACACCGAGGGCGCCACGCACCTCGACGAGGCCGAAGCCCTGGAGTTCACCACGGTCCTCGCCGTCGGCCTCGCCACCCGGAGCCCCGGCGGACTCGTCATGCGGACCAGCGCCCCCCGCACGTCCGACCGCATCTACGGATGGCGCCTGCGCGGAGAGGGCCTGGAGCCCCTGACCGCCGGCGAGGTCTTCGACGCCTACTGCACCGACATCGAATCCGGAGACCTCATCTCCCCGGAATCCGGCGTCGACTACTGCGTGCCACCGGACCTCGGCAATGAGGAAGCGCCACCGGGACACCACCACTGAACGCGGATGGGGCGCCCCACCAACAGGTGGAGCGCCCCATCACAACGGGCCCGCAGCCATCGCGCAGATGTCCTGCTCCAACTACTCGCCGGACAGCACCGCCTGAGCGGCGTTGCGCGCCTCCTCGGCGCTGTCCGCCGCCCGCGCGGCCGCAGCAGCACGCTCACACTGCGCCAGCGTGTACTTCGCCAGCGTCGCCCGGACATAAGGAATCGACGCCGAACCCATGGACAGGGAGGTGACACCCAGACCGGTCAGCACACACGCCAGCAGCGGGTCCGAAGCGGCCTCACCACAGACGCCACAGCTCTTGCCCTCGGCCTTCGCCGCCTCCGCGGACAGCGCGACCAGGTCGAGCAGCGCGGGCTGCCACGGATCCTGCAGGCGGGACACCGCACCCACCTGACGGTCCGCGGCGAAGGTGTACTGAGCGAGGTCGTTCGTCCCCAGCGACAGGAACTCGACCTCCTGCAGGATCGAGCGCGCCCGCAGCGCGGCCGACGGAATCTCCACCATCGCGCCGAACTTCGCCTGCAGCCCGGCCGCACGGCACGCGTCCGCGAACGCCTTCGCGTCGGTCCGGTCCGCCACCATCGGGGCCATGACCTCGAGGTAGACAGGCAGACCCTCCGACGCCTTCGCAAGCGCCGTCAGCTGGGTGCGCAGCACGTCGGGGTGGTCCAGCAACGTCCGCAGCCCCCGCACACCCAGCGCCGGGTTCGGCTCATCGGCCGGCGTCAGGAAGTCCAGCGGCTTGTCCGCACCCGCGTCCAGCACACGTACGACCACACGACCCTCGGGGAAGGCCTCAAGAACCTGCCGGTAGGCCTCGACCTGCTTCTCCTCCGACGGCGCCTTCTTGCTGTCGTCGAGGAAGAGGAACTCGGTCCGGAACAGACCGACACCCTCGGCACCCGCTTCGACAGCGGCCGGAACGTCGGACGGTCCGCCGACGTTGGCCAGCAGCGGCACCTTGTGGCCATCGGCCGTGGCGCCCGGCCCGGTAGACGCGGCGAGAGCGGCCTTGCGCGCGGCAGCAGCGCCCTCAAGCTCCGCCTTCTTCTCGTCGCTCGGGTGCAGGAAGACGTCGCCCGTGCTGCCGTCCACAGCTACGACCGTACCCTCGGCGAGCTCACCGGCGCCCGGCAGCGCTACCACGGCCGGCACACCGAGCGCCCTCGCCAGAATCGCGCTGTGGCTGGTCGGCCCGCCCTCCTCGGTGACAAAGCCGAGCACCAGGGCCGGATCCAGCAGCGCCGTGTCGGCCGGCGCGAGATCGCGAGCGACAAGGACATAGGGCTCGTCGCTGTCCGGCACACCCGGCATCGGCACCCCGAGCAAACGAGCGACGATACGATTCCGCACGTCATCGAGGTCGGCCACGCGGCCGGCAAGGTACTCGCCGGCACCGGCCAGCAGCTCGCGGTACGCGGCGAAGGCGTCGTACACGGCCCGCTCGGCCGTGCTGCCCACAGCGATACGCCGGTCCACATCCGCCATCAGCTCGGGGTCCTGGGCCATCATGGCCTGAGCCTCGAGCACGGCTTGTGCTTCGCCCCCGCCAGATTGCCGCGCGCCATCAAGTCGGCTGCCACAGCTTCAACGGCCTGGCGGGCGCGCCCCTGTTCGCGCTCCGCGTCCTCGGCCGGAATCTGCTTGGCAGGCGGCTCGAGGACCGCCGTTCCCATGTGCCGAACCTCGCCGATCGCCACACCGTGGCTCACGCCGACGCCTCGCAGCGTTGTCTCCATCTCACCCGTCTCCGATAAGGCGGCGGGCCCGGCCGCCGCAGTGGTTGTCGTCCCTGTGTGCCGCCATGCGACGGCACCGAAGTCACTTCCAGACGAAGAGACTGTCGCCGGCCTTCACATCGCCGTTGTCACGCAGTTCGGAGAGGGCCTCCGCCGTTGCTTCAAGGGCCACTACCGGGCACACCGGAGACTTGCCAGCTGCCTCGACGGCCACGGGGTTCCATCGGACGATGCTCTGGCCGCGCGTCACGGTGTCGCCCTTGTTCACGAGCAACTCGAAGCCCTCGCCATTGAGCTGCACCGTGTCGATGCCGAGGTGGGTGAGGACACCGTGGCCCTGATCGTCGACGACGACGAAGGCGTGCGGATGGAGAGAGACGATGACTCCGTCCACGGGGGACACAGCCTCGGACGGTTCACGCACCGGGTCGATCGCTGTGCCCGGGCCGACCATGGCCCCGGAGAAGACCGGATCCGGCACGGACGCCAGTCCAACGGCGCGTCCTGCCAATGGGGACGTCACGGTGGTCATGGGAAGCCTCCCAGGGGTGGAGATCGATATGGCCGTCCCTGCCTGTGCGGGACGGCACACTGTTCAGCAGCGTATGTCACATGAAGTGCCGGTTCCGCGCGAGCAGACCGGAGTGGTCTAGACCATACCCCAAAACGATTTGCACCTGCTCCGTGACCGCGTGTACTGTCGTACTCCTGCTTGGGGCTGAGCGACGCGACATCGCAACCTCGCCCGGCAGCAACAAACTTGTCAGATCCTAACTCGGGGTCACCTTCTGCATGCTCGCA comes from the Streptomyces sp. NBC_00443 genome and includes:
- a CDS encoding PTS sugar transporter subunit IIA, which encodes MTTVTSPLAGRAVGLASVPDPVFSGAMVGPGTAIDPVREPSEAVSPVDGVIVSLHPHAFVVVDDQGHGVLTHLGIDTVQLNGEGFELLVNKGDTVTRGQSIVRWNPVAVEAAGKSPVCPVVALEATAEALSELRDNGDVKAGDSLFVWK